One part of the Chloroflexota bacterium genome encodes these proteins:
- the rpmG gene encoding 50S ribosomal protein L33, which translates to MAKKGDRNAITFQCTDCRERNYHSQKNRRNDPQRLERRKYCSRCRSHTLHREVR; encoded by the coding sequence ATGGCGAAGAAAGGCGACCGGAACGCCATTACCTTCCAGTGCACGGATTGCCGGGAGCGCAATTACCACAGCCAGAAGAACCGCCGGAATGACCCGCAGCGGCTGGAGCGGCGCAAGTACTGCAGCCGCTGCCGGAGTCACACCCTCCATCGTGAGGTTCGGTAG
- the secE gene encoding preprotein translocase subunit SecE, which translates to MARQNVRRPSLQQSMSSAAQRSMFRLGFFGEVYAELRKAEWPTRQEATRLTGVVIAVAGLIGAILGLLDFLFSILARNTLS; encoded by the coding sequence ATGGCGCGGCAAAACGTCCGTAGGCCGTCCCTGCAGCAGAGCATGAGCTCCGCCGCACAGCGGAGCATGTTCCGCTTGGGCTTCTTTGGAGAGGTCTACGCCGAGCTCCGCAAGGCTGAGTGGCCCACTCGCCAGGAGGCCACCCGGCTCACGGGCGTGGTCATCGCGGTGGCCGGCCTGATCGGCGCTATCCTTGGACTCCTGGACTTCCTCTTCAGCATCCTGGCTCGAAACACGTTGTCCTAG
- the nusG gene encoding transcription termination/antitermination protein NusG, protein MTTHENVDQMVEDTQDTPDEGHWYIVHCYSGMEDRVKKNLEQRIATMDVRNKIFEVVVPTEEVVEIKDGRRSPKRERLFPGYVLVRLNMDDQSWYVVRNTPGITGFISADEEGERKARPVPLTEKEVYNIFKRMEDAQPRAKVGLAKGQSVKVVDGPFSEFIGVVDEVMADKGKVRVLVSFFGRETPVELDFLQAERIG, encoded by the coding sequence ATGACTACGCATGAAAACGTAGACCAGATGGTGGAAGACACCCAGGACACGCCCGACGAGGGGCATTGGTACATCGTCCACTGCTACTCCGGCATGGAGGACCGCGTCAAGAAGAACCTTGAACAGCGCATTGCCACCATGGACGTGCGAAACAAGATCTTTGAGGTTGTGGTCCCTACGGAAGAGGTGGTGGAGATCAAGGACGGGCGCCGGAGCCCCAAGCGGGAGAGGCTGTTCCCGGGCTACGTGCTCGTCCGGCTGAACATGGATGACCAGAGCTGGTATGTCGTACGGAACACGCCCGGCATCACCGGCTTCATCTCCGCCGACGAGGAGGGCGAGCGCAAGGCCCGCCCCGTCCCGCTGACGGAGAAAGAGGTCTATAACATCTTCAAGCGCATGGAAGACGCGCAGCCGCGCGCCAAGGTTGGGCTGGCCAAGGGCCAGAGCGTCAAGGTCGTCGACGGCCCGTTCAGCGAGTTCATCGGCGTCGTCGACGAGGTCATGGCGGACAAGGGCAAGGTGCGCGTGCTCGTGTCCTTCTTCGGACGCGAGACGCCGGTGGAGCTCGACTTCCTCCAGGCGGAACGCATCGGCTAG
- the rplK gene encoding 50S ribosomal protein L11 — MAKKVRAIVKLQIPAGEATPAPPVGPALGQHGVNIMGFVKEYNAKTANQKGNIVPVAITVFEDRSFAFVTKTSPASDQLRRAAGVESGSSAPRRERAGTVTLSQVRDIARNKLEDLNSQDVEAAVEMIKGTARSMGIEVVEG, encoded by the coding sequence ATGGCAAAGAAGGTCAGGGCAATTGTAAAGCTCCAGATCCCGGCGGGAGAGGCGACGCCCGCGCCGCCAGTCGGTCCGGCGCTTGGTCAGCACGGCGTCAACATCATGGGCTTCGTCAAGGAGTACAACGCCAAGACGGCCAACCAGAAGGGCAACATCGTCCCCGTGGCCATCACGGTGTTTGAGGACCGCTCCTTCGCCTTCGTCACCAAGACCTCGCCCGCCTCGGACCAGCTCCGCCGCGCTGCCGGCGTCGAGAGCGGCAGCTCCGCGCCCCGCCGCGAGCGGGCCGGCACGGTGACGTTGAGCCAGGTGCGCGACATCGCACGCAACAAGCTGGAAGACCTCAACTCCCAGGATGTCGAGGCGGCGGTCGAGATGATCAAGGGCACCGCCCGAAGCATGGGCATTGAAGTGGTGGAGGGCTAG
- the rplA gene encoding 50S ribosomal protein L1 encodes MTTQASTRSRGKRHDDAVKQREHLHPYPPAEAIKILREMAPAKFDETVELHIKTNADPRHADQLIRSVTQLPHGTGKSQRVVAFVQGEAETIAREAGADFIGDADLIRKIEQEGWVDFEVSIATPEMMGQIGRLGRVLGRRGLMPNPRTGTVVQPQDIPRAIREAKGGRVEFRMDRSANLHMPIGKLSFDDEQLLQNLAAAVVAITEARPEAVKGNLYKTIHLTSTMGPSLRLNVQETQALKVE; translated from the coding sequence ATGACGACACAGGCAAGCACCCGCTCCCGAGGAAAGCGCCACGACGATGCTGTCAAGCAACGCGAGCACCTTCACCCCTACCCGCCGGCGGAGGCCATCAAGATCCTGCGGGAGATGGCCCCGGCCAAGTTCGACGAGACGGTGGAGCTGCACATCAAGACCAACGCAGACCCTCGCCACGCCGACCAGCTCATCCGAAGCGTGACGCAGCTGCCTCACGGGACGGGCAAGTCCCAGCGCGTGGTCGCCTTCGTCCAGGGCGAGGCTGAGACCATTGCCCGAGAGGCCGGCGCTGACTTCATCGGCGACGCCGACCTCATCCGCAAGATCGAGCAGGAAGGCTGGGTGGACTTCGAGGTGTCCATAGCCACGCCGGAGATGATGGGGCAGATCGGACGTCTCGGCCGCGTCCTGGGCCGGCGCGGCCTTATGCCCAACCCCCGCACGGGCACCGTCGTCCAGCCGCAGGACATTCCCCGGGCCATCCGCGAGGCAAAGGGCGGCCGAGTCGAGTTCCGGATGGACCGTTCCGCCAACCTGCACATGCCCATCGGCAAGCTGAGCTTTGATGATGAGCAGCTCCTGCAGAACCTGGCGGCTGCCGTGGTGGCCATTACCGAGGCCCGCCCGGAGGCGGTCAAGGGCAACCTCTACAAGACCATTCACCTGACCTCCACCATGGGCCCCAGCCTTCGATTGAACGTCCAGGAGACGCAGGCCCTGAAGGTTGAGTAA
- the rplJ gene encoding 50S ribosomal protein L10, protein MPSQKNVETLDDLKERLSSSDFLISTGFTGLNVAAMNEFRRKLQSQGLEYRVVKNTLATLAAEEIGVPQVAQILTGPTGLIMGKGDPAEAAKLLTEHIRAARITMPVNGAMVDGQVLSSQQVNALATMPPRPVIMAQLMGQIAGVAARLARSVNSPAQGLALALNGPGRGVATVLQRNAEKQAS, encoded by the coding sequence TTGCCGTCACAGAAGAACGTCGAGACACTGGACGACCTGAAGGAGCGGCTGTCCTCAAGCGATTTCCTCATCAGCACTGGCTTCACCGGCCTGAACGTCGCGGCGATGAACGAGTTCCGGCGCAAACTCCAGAGCCAGGGTCTGGAGTACCGTGTCGTGAAGAACACGCTCGCGACCCTCGCGGCGGAGGAAATCGGCGTCCCACAGGTTGCCCAGATCCTGACGGGCCCCACCGGCCTGATCATGGGCAAGGGTGACCCGGCTGAGGCCGCCAAGCTGCTCACCGAGCACATTCGCGCCGCGCGCATCACCATGCCGGTCAACGGCGCGATGGTCGATGGGCAGGTGCTCAGTTCCCAGCAGGTAAACGCTCTGGCCACCATGCCGCCGCGGCCCGTCATCATGGCGCAGCTCATGGGGCAGATCGCGGGGGTGGCTGCGCGGCTCGCCCGCTCCGTCAACAGCCCGGCGCAGGGCCTTGCCCTCGCCCTGAACGGCCCCGGCCGGGGCGTCGCAACCGTGCTGCAGCGGAACGCAGAGAAGCAAGCAAGCTAA
- the rplL gene encoding 50S ribosomal protein L7/L12: MSKEEILDGILGLSLMDAAWVVKELEDKLGVSAAMPVAAAVAAAPAAAAEAAAPEDEQTEFTVTLTDIGANKVNVIKAVREVTTLGLKEAKDLVEAAPQAVREGVSKEEAEEVKAKIEAAGAQVTVS; this comes from the coding sequence ATGAGCAAGGAAGAGATTCTGGACGGCATCCTTGGCCTGTCCCTGATGGACGCGGCCTGGGTGGTGAAGGAGTTGGAGGACAAGCTCGGCGTTAGCGCAGCCATGCCGGTCGCCGCGGCCGTCGCCGCTGCGCCTGCAGCCGCAGCCGAGGCCGCCGCGCCCGAGGACGAGCAGACCGAGTTCACCGTAACCCTGACCGACATCGGCGCCAACAAGGTCAACGTCATCAAGGCCGTCCGTGAGGTCACCACGCTGGGCCTGAAGGAAGCCAAGGACCTCGTCGAAGCCGCTCCCCAGGCCGTCCGCGAGGGCGTGTCCAAGGAAGAGGCGGAAGAGGTCAAGGCCAAGATCGAGGCTGCCGGCGCCCAGGTCACTGTCTCGTAG
- the radC gene encoding DNA repair protein RadC has translation MSELSPPSGYQGRIHDLPAEERPRERLRDQGPGALSSHELLAILLRTGTRGEDVFTLSKRLLAMRQGLSGLAQTSFGELMQQHGLGPAKAAEVMAAMELGKRIASLPSDARARVSSSADVAHLLLPEMMWLSKESLRVLLLNTRNYVMGIREVYNGTVNSADVRASEVFREAVRENCKSIIVVHNHPSGDPTPSREDVQVTSRLLEAGKLLDIDLLDHVVLARDGYVSLKERRLGFP, from the coding sequence GTGTCCGAGCTATCGCCTCCCTCCGGGTACCAGGGCAGAATCCATGACCTCCCCGCTGAGGAGCGGCCCCGTGAGCGGCTCCGCGACCAGGGGCCCGGCGCCCTGAGCAGCCACGAGCTCCTCGCAATTCTGCTCCGCACCGGCACAAGGGGTGAGGATGTCTTCACGCTCTCCAAACGCCTCCTCGCCATGCGGCAAGGGCTCTCAGGTCTCGCCCAGACCAGCTTCGGCGAACTGATGCAGCAGCACGGGCTGGGTCCGGCCAAGGCCGCCGAGGTGATGGCGGCGATGGAACTCGGCAAGCGCATCGCCTCGCTCCCCAGCGACGCTCGGGCCCGCGTCTCATCGTCGGCTGACGTCGCGCACCTGCTGCTGCCGGAGATGATGTGGTTGAGCAAGGAGAGCCTTCGCGTCCTGCTACTGAACACGCGAAACTACGTCATGGGCATCCGTGAGGTCTACAACGGCACCGTGAACTCCGCCGACGTCCGCGCGTCGGAAGTGTTCCGTGAAGCCGTCCGGGAGAACTGCAAGTCCATCATTGTGGTGCACAACCACCCGTCCGGCGACCCGACGCCCAGCCGCGAGGACGTGCAGGTTACGAGCAGGCTGCTGGAAGCGGGCAAGCTGCTGGACATAGATCTGCTTGACCACGTCGTCCTGGCCCGCGACGGATACGTGAGCCTCAAGGAGCGGCGGCTCGGGTTTCCTTAG
- a CDS encoding MFS transporter codes for MSTGPLGRKRPLRYYGWVIVWITVLSSVASTVIVNPTVGVFVKPMVEDFGWSRSVIAGAVAIGTIGGGVVALGVGPLIDRFGARWMLFVSFLAMGSLFVYWSSVTTLWQFYGVIILTRLLLQGVINLTNQTVLAKWFVRLRGRALAYGNLGQRFGQGAVPIMAQTIISAASWRWAAASLGFLVWGLTLAPVLLWMRRQPEDMGLRPDGDPPERHEATGARTQDGPTPRPEIHFTLSEALRTRTFYILLAALCLTSFVNTGINFNFIPYMSDQGLTEAEAVAVLTIWSLIGIPASLGAGLIVERISAQAVIATFQVGMIVGTLLLIALDNMAIGAVFAVVHGTAFAGSLLAQQVILADYYGSRHLGALRGVVMPWQMATNAVGPLAATLVFDTQGSYVVILWIYVALQSLVFLGLLAARKPRHHSTRDSREG; via the coding sequence TTGAGCACGGGACCCCTCGGCCGAAAGCGTCCCCTGCGCTACTACGGGTGGGTCATCGTCTGGATCACCGTCCTCTCCTCCGTGGCCTCCACCGTCATAGTCAATCCAACCGTTGGCGTCTTCGTCAAGCCGATGGTGGAAGACTTCGGCTGGAGCCGCTCGGTTATTGCGGGCGCCGTGGCCATCGGGACCATTGGCGGCGGGGTTGTCGCCCTGGGTGTCGGCCCCCTCATCGACAGGTTCGGCGCTCGATGGATGCTCTTCGTGAGTTTCCTCGCGATGGGCAGCCTCTTTGTTTACTGGAGCAGTGTCACGACCCTCTGGCAGTTTTATGGGGTCATCATCCTCACCCGGCTGCTGCTGCAGGGCGTCATCAACCTTACCAACCAGACCGTCCTGGCCAAGTGGTTCGTACGACTGCGCGGCCGCGCTCTGGCCTACGGCAACCTCGGACAGCGATTCGGCCAAGGCGCCGTGCCGATCATGGCGCAGACGATCATAAGCGCCGCCAGTTGGCGATGGGCTGCCGCCTCGCTCGGCTTCCTCGTATGGGGGCTTACGCTGGCGCCGGTGCTTCTCTGGATGCGTCGGCAGCCCGAAGACATGGGCCTTCGCCCCGACGGTGACCCTCCCGAGCGCCATGAGGCCACGGGCGCGCGCACGCAGGACGGCCCGACGCCCAGGCCTGAGATCCACTTCACGCTGTCGGAAGCGCTTCGGACGCGCACCTTCTACATCTTGTTGGCCGCTCTGTGCCTCACCAGCTTCGTAAACACGGGGATCAACTTCAACTTCATCCCGTACATGAGCGACCAAGGCCTGACTGAGGCTGAGGCGGTGGCCGTACTGACGATCTGGTCACTCATTGGGATCCCCGCCTCACTGGGCGCGGGCCTCATCGTCGAACGCATCTCCGCGCAGGCGGTCATCGCAACATTCCAAGTCGGCATGATTGTCGGCACGCTGCTGCTGATTGCCTTGGACAACATGGCGATTGGAGCGGTGTTTGCCGTGGTGCACGGCACGGCCTTCGCGGGCTCACTGCTTGCGCAGCAGGTCATTCTCGCCGACTACTATGGTTCGAGGCACCTCGGCGCGCTACGGGGGGTCGTCATGCCATGGCAGATGGCCACCAACGCCGTTGGCCCGCTGGCCGCCACTCTCGTCTTCGACACACAGGGCAGCTACGTCGTCATTCTGTGGATATACGTAGCGCTGCAGTCATTGGTCTTCCTGGGTTTGCTGGCAGCGAGGAAGCCCCGGCACCATTCCACGAGGGACAGCAGGGAGGGGTAG
- a CDS encoding DUF1932 domain-containing protein — MSFGTIGLLGIGEMGSAVARTLGVHTQVVTTLEGRSARTRANAEAAGVKDVGSVDEMVRQSDLVLSVLASDTAPFVAGQVADAARRVGVRPLFGEFNAIAPVTVQEIADAAADAMDVVDGGIVGGPGNLGGASFYLSGPRAQEVASLREYGINTVLLGPIVGQASGAKLCHAGMTKGVSTLALDILLAAEALGVADTVMAQYTRSMAGVLQFVDRFVPGNPKRAYRRAEEMPEVAKMLDTLGLDGSIHRAAYERMQWLGSLELDTDGAPSASDVAARIIESTRPAAGNGGP; from the coding sequence ATGAGCTTTGGCACGATTGGCCTCCTGGGCATCGGAGAGATGGGCAGCGCCGTCGCGCGGACGCTGGGAGTGCACACGCAGGTGGTGACCACGCTGGAGGGCCGCAGCGCAAGGACGCGCGCAAACGCGGAGGCGGCGGGAGTCAAGGACGTGGGCTCCGTTGACGAGATGGTGCGGCAGTCGGACCTGGTCCTCTCGGTGCTGGCATCCGACACCGCTCCCTTCGTTGCGGGTCAGGTGGCGGACGCGGCCCGTCGTGTGGGTGTCCGGCCGCTGTTCGGCGAGTTCAACGCCATCGCACCGGTCACGGTGCAGGAGATCGCGGACGCGGCCGCCGACGCGATGGACGTCGTCGATGGGGGCATCGTAGGCGGGCCTGGCAACCTCGGCGGGGCGAGCTTCTACCTTTCAGGGCCGCGCGCGCAGGAGGTGGCCTCGCTGCGGGAATACGGCATCAATACCGTGCTGCTGGGCCCGATTGTCGGGCAGGCGTCCGGCGCAAAGCTGTGCCACGCTGGCATGACCAAGGGGGTCTCCACGCTGGCGCTGGACATACTGCTGGCGGCTGAGGCGCTCGGCGTGGCCGACACCGTGATGGCGCAGTACACGCGCTCCATGGCGGGAGTGCTGCAGTTCGTGGACCGGTTTGTCCCCGGCAATCCGAAGCGGGCCTACCGCCGGGCGGAGGAGATGCCGGAGGTCGCAAAGATGCTCGATACGCTGGGGCTCGACGGGAGCATCCACCGCGCGGCGTACGAGCGGATGCAGTGGCTCGGCTCGCTGGAGCTGGACACGGACGGGGCGCCCTCGGCCTCGGACGTGGCGGCGCGCATCATTGAGTCGACGCGGCCGGCGGCTGGGAATGGTGGGCCGTAG
- a CDS encoding alpha/beta fold hydrolase encodes MIPAVRHEHVSVDGMDIHYAAAGEGPPIVLLHGLGASCITWEENIGPLSERFSVYAPDIPGHGDSVKLGIKYTTDAGVSFILGFLDAIGAPTAALAGSSMGGLIALLTALNHPDRVSHLALINTAGLGREIAGYLRVMSLPFLGEFLEGPTHRSAKAMMRLVFGPRKVYPEALFQELLRTRSLPGGRDAVLKSLRQGVDVFGIKRRYRLLDSLRDLQMPLMIVWGALDPVFPAKHAHAAAEAAPEARFLYFPDAGHWPHMEEAERFNAEVTAFLLGESAA; translated from the coding sequence ATGATTCCCGCTGTGCGACACGAGCACGTCTCCGTGGATGGCATGGACATTCACTATGCCGCCGCGGGAGAGGGGCCGCCCATAGTCCTTCTCCACGGGCTGGGGGCGTCCTGCATCACGTGGGAAGAGAACATCGGGCCGCTGTCCGAACGGTTCTCGGTGTATGCGCCGGACATTCCCGGCCACGGGGACAGCGTGAAGCTGGGGATCAAGTACACCACGGACGCGGGCGTATCCTTCATCCTCGGCTTCCTTGACGCCATCGGCGCGCCGACGGCTGCGCTGGCGGGGAGCTCGATGGGCGGGCTGATCGCGCTGCTCACGGCGCTCAATCACCCGGACCGCGTATCGCATCTGGCGCTCATCAACACGGCGGGACTCGGCCGGGAGATTGCGGGCTATCTTCGCGTGATGTCGCTGCCGTTCCTGGGCGAGTTTTTGGAAGGGCCTACGCACCGCAGCGCCAAGGCGATGATGCGGTTGGTGTTCGGGCCGCGGAAGGTCTACCCTGAGGCGCTCTTTCAGGAATTGCTGCGCACAAGGTCGCTTCCCGGCGGCCGGGATGCCGTGCTGAAATCGCTTCGCCAGGGCGTCGACGTCTTCGGGATAAAGCGACGCTATCGGTTGCTTGACAGCTTGCGAGACCTGCAGATGCCGCTGATGATTGTGTGGGGCGCGCTGGACCCGGTGTTCCCGGCGAAGCACGCGCACGCGGCGGCCGAGGCGGCCCCGGAGGCACGTTTCCTCTACTTCCCTGACGCCGGCCACTGGCCTCACATGGAAGAGGCGGAACGGTTCAACGCGGAGGTGACGGCGTTCCTGCTGGGAGAATCCGCGGCATGA
- a CDS encoding MFS transporter, with translation MAISDSPQPIARWDGRRRGVFHGWYILAANCLVMGFSSGVTNYGATVFFNPVSHALGISRTVASLAIALARAENTVLAPIVGYFIDRFGPRPPIITGMFLMGLGMICFGLFARNLLLFVVTWTFMVSLGANIGGFAPNWAAINNWFNRKKGRAMGIGMASQAMGGVILAPMLAFIISRWGWETGAVVTGIAIFVLVMPVTKLIRTRPQDMGLLPDGDPPEPSAASTAMLDARQADGKPHALVEMPGRNFTIKQAFKAHAFWLFMGALALRQMAQAGMVLHMSPMLQDRYGFTGVEAGVLVGILAAMGVVGALSGGYISDLFQRRKVMGIIVGLEAVSLFLLLLNELPLVYVFIVIFGFGQGAHALNRAILGEYFGNSHYARLWGMLSMGTTPFAASGPVVAGWISDTSGYGAAIFVFMLLYGVSGLLYYNCRRPPIPVTSTAPRPSDS, from the coding sequence ATGGCAATCAGCGACTCACCACAACCCATAGCCCGTTGGGATGGCAGACGCCGGGGAGTTTTCCACGGCTGGTACATTCTTGCGGCCAACTGCCTGGTCATGGGCTTCTCCTCCGGCGTCACCAACTACGGCGCAACGGTCTTCTTCAACCCCGTATCGCATGCGCTGGGCATCAGCCGCACCGTCGCGTCGCTGGCGATTGCGCTGGCACGGGCGGAGAACACTGTGCTCGCGCCGATTGTCGGCTACTTCATAGACCGCTTTGGGCCACGGCCGCCAATCATCACGGGCATGTTCCTCATGGGCCTGGGAATGATCTGCTTTGGCCTCTTTGCCCGGAATTTGCTGCTGTTTGTGGTGACTTGGACGTTCATGGTGTCGCTTGGGGCGAACATCGGCGGTTTTGCCCCGAACTGGGCGGCGATCAACAACTGGTTCAACCGCAAGAAGGGCCGGGCGATGGGAATCGGCATGGCGTCGCAGGCGATGGGCGGCGTGATCCTCGCGCCGATGCTGGCCTTCATCATCTCGCGTTGGGGCTGGGAAACCGGCGCGGTGGTGACGGGAATCGCCATCTTCGTCTTGGTCATGCCGGTCACCAAGCTCATCCGGACCCGGCCGCAGGACATGGGCCTGCTGCCCGACGGCGATCCGCCGGAGCCATCGGCCGCATCGACGGCGATGCTGGATGCCCGGCAAGCCGACGGAAAGCCGCACGCCCTGGTCGAGATGCCGGGCAGGAACTTCACCATCAAGCAGGCGTTCAAGGCCCACGCGTTCTGGCTTTTCATGGGCGCGCTGGCGCTCCGTCAAATGGCGCAGGCAGGCATGGTGCTGCACATGTCGCCAATGCTTCAGGACCGGTATGGGTTCACCGGCGTCGAGGCGGGGGTTCTGGTGGGTATTCTTGCAGCTATGGGGGTTGTTGGGGCGCTGTCAGGAGGCTACATCAGCGACCTCTTCCAGCGGCGCAAGGTCATGGGGATCATAGTTGGACTGGAGGCGGTCTCACTGTTCCTGTTGCTGCTGAATGAATTGCCGCTGGTGTACGTCTTCATCGTCATTTTTGGCTTTGGACAAGGCGCGCATGCGTTGAACCGTGCAATCCTCGGCGAGTACTTCGGCAACAGCCATTACGCGCGCCTCTGGGGGATGCTCAGCATGGGCACGACACCCTTCGCCGCGTCCGGGCCCGTCGTTGCAGGATGGATCTCGGATACATCGGGCTACGGTGCAGCCATCTTCGTCTTCATGCTGTTGTACGGCGTTTCCGGGCTGCTGTACTATAACTGCAGACGCCCTCCTATCCCCGTAACCTCGACGGCGCCTCGGCCGAGCGATTCGTAA
- a CDS encoding thioredoxin-like domain-containing protein — MDFWTFCUVNCMHILPQLRKLEEAYPEEIVVLGVHSAKFPAEKETDAVRQAILRYDIRHPVVNDRDFQVWQRYAARAWPSLFIIDPEGKVLGKHEGEYRFEDLDNFLQPLIAAYDIKGLIKRSPTTWTLERDKQAAENALAFPGKLLADEASNRLFIADSGHHRIVVASLHGEVQDVIGDGEPGLRDGDYTNAQFNDPQGMALDGDILYIADKENHALRKVDLAARKVQTISGIGQAAMTFMPPGPAGGMPLRSPWDVTVLNGTLYIAMAGTHQLWSMDLASAIIGPFAGSGREGLSDGPLGQAWLAQPTGITHDGEVRLYFADSETSAVRAAGAAPGSNVETLVGIDLFDFGDRDGVGQRALLQHVQGVCYSKGVLYIADTYNNKIKRVDPLTRETTTLFGGTESGLQDGAWTDTRLNEPSGVSCANGALYIADTNNHAIRVAGLGTGQVATLELKGL; from the coding sequence CTGGACTTCTGGACATTCTGCTGAGTCAACTGCATGCACATACTTCCGCAGTTGCGGAAGCTGGAAGAGGCCTACCCCGAGGAGATCGTGGTGCTCGGCGTCCACTCCGCCAAGTTCCCCGCGGAGAAGGAGACCGACGCTGTGCGGCAGGCAATCCTCCGATACGACATCCGGCATCCCGTGGTGAACGACCGCGACTTCCAAGTATGGCAGCGTTACGCCGCCCGCGCATGGCCCTCCCTCTTCATCATTGACCCGGAAGGCAAGGTGCTCGGCAAGCACGAGGGCGAGTATCGCTTTGAGGACCTCGACAATTTCCTGCAGCCCCTCATCGCGGCCTACGACATCAAAGGCCTCATCAAGCGCAGTCCGACGACATGGACGTTGGAGCGCGACAAGCAGGCCGCTGAGAACGCCCTTGCCTTTCCCGGCAAGCTGCTCGCCGACGAGGCCAGCAACCGCCTCTTCATCGCCGACTCCGGCCACCACCGCATCGTCGTAGCCTCGCTCCACGGCGAGGTGCAGGACGTGATCGGCGACGGCGAACCCGGCCTGAGAGACGGAGATTACACCAACGCACAATTCAATGACCCGCAGGGCATGGCGCTCGACGGCGACATTCTCTATATCGCGGACAAGGAAAACCACGCCCTGCGCAAGGTAGACCTTGCAGCCCGGAAGGTGCAGACCATCTCCGGCATAGGACAGGCCGCCATGACCTTCATGCCTCCCGGTCCGGCCGGCGGCATGCCGTTGCGATCGCCGTGGGACGTGACCGTGCTCAACGGCACGCTCTACATTGCGATGGCCGGCACGCATCAGCTCTGGTCGATGGACCTTGCCAGCGCCATCATCGGCCCCTTCGCCGGCAGCGGACGCGAGGGCCTTAGCGACGGGCCGCTCGGGCAAGCGTGGCTCGCGCAGCCCACCGGCATCACCCACGACGGCGAGGTCCGCCTCTACTTCGCAGACAGCGAGACCAGCGCCGTGCGAGCCGCCGGCGCAGCTCCCGGCAGCAACGTCGAAACCCTCGTCGGTATAGACCTCTTCGACTTCGGTGACCGCGATGGCGTTGGGCAGCGCGCGCTCCTACAGCATGTGCAGGGCGTCTGCTACAGCAAGGGCGTCCTCTACATCGCGGACACCTACAACAACAAGATAAAGCGCGTGGACCCGCTTACCAGGGAAACCACGACACTCTTTGGCGGCACGGAGTCCGGCCTTCAGGACGGAGCATGGACAGACACCCGCCTCAACGAGCCGTCCGGCGTATCGTGCGCCAACGGCGCCCTGTACATCGCGGACACCAACAACCACGCCATCCGCGTAGCAGGCCTGGGCACGGGGCAGGTGGCCACTTTAGAATTAAAGGGACTGTAG
- a CDS encoding iron-sulfur cluster assembly accessory protein, translated as MPEAVAPLTIHITERAAKKVAYFADKDRKGEEFGLRVGVKGGGCSGLTYTLSVEAGPQEDDKVIVDQGIRLFVPKKSFVFLAGTELDFSDGLNGKGFTFVNPNAKSTCGCGTSFSV; from the coding sequence ATGCCGGAGGCGGTAGCCCCACTGACGATCCACATCACGGAACGCGCAGCGAAGAAGGTAGCCTACTTCGCTGACAAGGACCGCAAGGGCGAGGAGTTCGGCCTGCGCGTGGGCGTGAAGGGCGGAGGGTGCTCCGGCCTCACCTACACGCTCTCCGTCGAGGCCGGCCCCCAAGAGGACGACAAGGTCATTGTGGACCAGGGCATCCGGCTGTTCGTCCCCAAGAAGAGCTTTGTCTTTCTGGCGGGCACAGAGTTGGACTTCTCGGACGGGCTGAACGGCAAGGGGTTCACCTTCGTCAACCCCAACGCCAAGAGCACCTGCGGCTGCGGGACCAGCTTCTCCGTCTAG